Genomic DNA from Shewanella woodyi ATCC 51908:
CCTGACCTTGATAGGCATAACGATCGAATGGGGAGTTTAGAGATAGCAGGCTACGAACAAAACTAGATAGAGCTTGAGTCACCTGAACAAAATCAACTTCTGACTTTGTGTTTGGAAACGCTTGTTTGAATAATTCGGGGTAGGGACTGCGTTGTAATCGAGCAAGTATCTCATCTTCATGCCCTATGGCACCCAACTCGATGGGGTTTTCACCAAAAATAGGCAGTAGTAGCTGCTGCTCTATATCGGTTAACCCATCGTGTGCCCAAGTTAAGGTTTTATTGTAAGCGATATTAATTAACCCTGGAGAGTTACGTCGGTGAAACTCCCCCGTGCTACCAACCGATACTGGCTTAGCTTCAGAGAATGCCAATGACTGTATGTGGCAACTGGCGCAACTTTGAGTCTGATTAGCTGATAGGGCTTTATCGTAAAAAAGGTAGCGTCCTAGCTCTACTTTAGCTTGGCTCATGGGGTTACTTTCTGGTACTTGTGGTTTGGGAAAACCCTGTGCAAGTGGCCATCGGTAATCTGACTTAGGTTCTGGTTGGCTTAATGTTGTGGCTAGATAGATCAGGGGAATAGAAAATACTAATAGTCCTAGCCATATCAATTTATTCATGACTGCCAACGCCAGATTTCAGAGCTGCTATTTATGCCTATTCTAGGTAATAGCTCTCTGCAGATAAGTGTGTGCGGGTCTGACATGCATGAGTCTTGCGTGATCTTTTGGTTATTTAGAGTTTCAGATAATAGGGGGGCGAGATCGAGCACTAAGCTGTTGTCACCTTGATAGGTTAAAGTGAACTTTGGTCTGTTGGGGTGAT
This window encodes:
- a CDS encoding MbnH family di-heme enzyme, translating into MNKLIWLGLLVFSIPLIYLATTLSQPEPKSDYRWPLAQGFPKPQVPESNPMSQAKVELGRYLFYDKALSANQTQSCASCHIQSLAFSEAKPVSVGSTGEFHRRNSPGLINIAYNKTLTWAHDGLTDIEQQLLLPIFGENPIELGAIGHEDEILARLQRSPYPELFKQAFPNTKSEVDFVQVTQALSSFVRSLLSLNSPFDRYAYQGQDEALNTQELAGMDLFFSERLECHHCHGGFNFTQSTSHEKQPLDKRPFHNTGLYYTERPSLASTSGTMTQNLGYPEKDRGLAEITINPMDDGRFRAPSLRNIALTAPYMHDGSVVTLEEVLEIYAAGGRNITDGDYQGDGRLNPLKSPFIKGFTLTDKEKEQLLAFLHSLTDEEFINNPAFSDPWLDTK